From the genome of Phaenicophaeus curvirostris isolate KB17595 chromosome 31, BPBGC_Pcur_1.0, whole genome shotgun sequence, one region includes:
- the LOC138732436 gene encoding olfactory receptor 14A16-like has protein sequence MSNSSSITQFLLLAFADTRELQLLHFWLFLGIYLAALLGNGLIIITIACDHHLHTPMYFFLLNLALLNIGSISNTVPKSMASSLWDTRAISYAGCAAQVFLVFFFIGAEFSLLTVMSYDRYVAICSPLHYGTLLGSRACVHMAAAAWGAGFLTALLHTANTFSLPLCQGNSVEQFFCEVPQILKRSCSHSDLREDGFIRFTACLAFGFFLFIVASYMQIFRAVLRIPSEHGRHKAFSMCLPHLAVFSLFFSTDMIAYLKPPSISSPSLNLVVSFLYSVVPPALNPLIYSFRNQQLKDAVWKLVTGCSS, from the coding sequence atgtccaacagcagctccatcacccagttcctcctcctggcattcgcagacacacgggagctgcagctcctgcacttctggctcttcctgggcatctacctggctgccctcctgggcaacggcctcatcatcatcaccatcgcctgcgaccaccacctccacacccccatgtacttcttcctcctcaacctcgccctcctcAATATTGGCTCCATCTCCAacactgtccccaaatccatggccagttccctctgggacaccagggccatcTCTTATGCAGGATGTGCTGCCCAGGTTTTCTTGGTATTCTTTTTTATTGGAGcagagttttctcttctcacggtcatgtcctacgaccgctacgttgccatctgcagccccctgcactacgggaccctcctgggcagcagagcttgtgtccacatggcagcagctgcctggggcgctgggtttctcactgctctgctgcacacggccaatacattttccctgcccctctgccagggcaattCTGTGgaacagttcttctgtgaagttccccagatcctcaaGCGCTCCTGCTCACACTCTGACCTCAGGGAAGATGGGTTTATTAGGTTTACTGCCTGTTTAGCTTTTGGCTTTTTTCTATTCATTGTAGCATCCTAtatgcagatcttcagggctgtgttGAGGATCCCCTCGGAGCACGGACGGCACAAAGCCTTTTCCAtgtgcctccctcacctggctgtgttCTCCCTGTTCTTCAGCACTGACATGATTGCCTATCTGAAGCCCCCCTCAAtctcttctccatctctgaACCTTGTGGTGTCATTCCTGTactcagtggtgcctccagcactgaaccccctcatctacagcttcaGGAatcagcagctcaaggatgcagtTTGGAAACTGGTAACTGGATGTTCTTCATAA